A single window of Oreochromis aureus strain Israel breed Guangdong linkage group 7, ZZ_aureus, whole genome shotgun sequence DNA harbors:
- the si:ch211-59o9.10 gene encoding E3 ubiquitin-protein ligase arkadia-A has product MEGKLADSPCSSEPDSPGGLNRGCLLDSDDVPYPELPVIVPETPSPQLAKRRRRRRVIEERFSPVPVDSSPEPECPTRSKQAFSHSSKRRRLAKQSGGFVPASSLRTFALGSWLEAPRSTGSSSSSSSSSLSSSSYLTPVSVLQPKPNETNTLASPPPSAASSSNSLSFLTEEERRWLNGDEGGASAAAVEQIIISDDEEATVRSLQMEEDEALARSLQAQFDREESELHGRHQHHHHHLHQESHHRFYPYVEPRWMSQVLAAVSPLVGLEEDLIGQRRRRGRGRRRNGIPDFSDDLQGNDYEALLEFEERQGAVVSRKLSRREIQRFPTKVFQGSSSGSGNTQCQICFCDYGNGEKLRMLPCFHDYHVQCIDRWLKDNTTCPICRANLADGDAVAPPTSDL; this is encoded by the exons ATGGAGGGCAAGTTAGCGGACAGCCCTTGTTCATCGGAGCCGGACAGCCCCGGAGGGCTGAACCGAGGCTGCCTGCTCGACTCGGACGATGTCCCGTACCCCGAGTTGCCCGTCATCGTCCCGGAAACCCCCAG CCCGCAGCTCGCCAAGCGTCGGAGGCGCCGGCGCGTCATAGAGGAGCGTTTCAGCCCG GTGCCGGTGGACAGCTCTCCAGAACCGGAGTGTCCCACCCGCAGCAAGCAAGCTTTTTCACATAGTTCTAAACGCCGGCGGCTGGCCAAGCAGAGCGGGGGCTTCGTTCCCGCGTCCTCTCTCAGGACGTTTGCTTTGGGCAGCTGGCTGGAAGCCCCGCGGTCCACTGGATCCTCATCGTCCTCTTCGTCTTCTTCCTTATCGTCCTCTTCCTACCTCACTCCGGTATCAGTCCTTCAGCCGAAACCAAATGAGACGAATACTTTGGCGTCACCGCCTCCATCCGCGGCGTCGAGCTCCAACTCGCTGTCCTTCCTCactgaagaggagaggaggtggCTGAACGGTGATGAAGGCGGCGCCTCTGCAG CTGCGGTGGAGCAGATCATCATCAGCGACGATGAGGAGGCCACCGTGCGTTCACTACAGATGGAGGAAGACGAGGCGCTGGCCCGCAGCCTGCAG GCTCAGTTTGACCGAGAGGAGTCCGAGCTTCACGGCAGGCACCAgcatcatcaccatcacctTCATCAGGAGAGCCACCACAGG TTTTATCCCTACGTGGAGCCTCGCTGGATGTCTCAGGTGCTCGCTGCCGTCTCTCCTCTTGTGGGGCTGGAAGAAG ACCTGATTGGACAGCGTAGAAGACGTGGGCGGGGCAGGAGGAGGAACGGCATACCCGACTTTTCAGACGACCTTCAAGGAAACGACTACGAG GCTCTGCTGGAGTTCGAGGAGCGTCAGGGCGCCGTGGTATCCAGGAAGCTGAGTCGGAGGGAAATCCAAAGGTTTCCCACCAAGGTGTTTCAGGGATCCAGCAGTGGCAGCGGGAACACGCA GTGTCAGATCTGTTTCTGCGACTACGGCAACGGCGAGAAGCTGAGGATGCTGCCCTGTTTCCATGACTATCACGTCCAGTGTATCGACCGATGGCTGAAG gaTAACACCACCTGTCCCATCTGCAGAGCCAACCTGGCTGATGGAGACGCAGTCGCCCCCCCGACCTCTGACCTCTAA
- the sycp3 gene encoding synaptonemal complex protein 3: MAAARKQMKKKLLEERTDKKPFDFTPEPEKKELSGSEDEVREDETPIVDKLAKKRPADFEEEAVPCAVGNEVQSMLEKFGADISKVMQAKKKRLECLTKNYMKGSQHKLEQLWNNYHSQRQKMTQQYSQQVSSALQQWETEAQRAEEQEEKLNNLFRQQQKILQQARVVQNQKLKTIRELYEQFVKNMEDMEKSHESFLQGAQQELRKEMASLQKKILMDTQQQEMATVRKSLQSMLF, from the exons atggcagcagccAGGAAACAGATGAAAAAGAAACTCCTGGAGGAGAGAACAGATAAAAAGCCTTTTGATTTTACTCCTGAGCCGGAGAAGAAGGAGCTGAGTGGCTCCGAGGATGAAGTCAGAGAAG ATGAAACTCCAATAGTGGACAAGCTGGCAAAGAAGAGACCGGCTGACTTTGAGGAGGAGGCGGTTCCCTGTGCTGTGGg aaaTGAGGTGCAGTCCATGTTGGAGAAGTTTGGAG CTGACATCAGCAAGGTGATGCAGGCCAAGAAGAAACGTCTGGAGTGTCTGACCAAGAACTACATGAAGGGAAGCCAACACAAGCTGGAGCAGCTGTGGAACAACTACCACAGCCAGAG GCAGAAGATGACGCAGCAGTATTCCCAGCAGGTGTCGTCAGCGCTGCAGCAGTGGGAGACCGAAGCCCAGCGAGccgaggagcaggaggagaagctCAAC AATCTGTTCCGGCAGCAGCAGAAGATCCTGCAGCAGGCCAGAGTCGTGCAAAACCAGAAGCTGAAGACCATCAGAGAGCTGTACGAGCAGTTTGTCAAG aACATGGAGGACATGGAGAAGAGCCACGAGTCTTTCCTGCAGGGGGCGCAACAAGAGCTGAGAAAGGAGATGGCCTCCCTGCAGAAGAAGATCCTCATGGACACg CAACAGCAGGAGATGGCCACGGTCCGGAAGTCCCTGCAGTCGATGCTTTTCTAG